The genomic interval CCCGGCGACAAGGTCGTGCTGACCGGTTGGCGAGTTGGTGAGACGCATTGGGGCGGGTTCTCGCAGAAGGCTCGCGTCGATGCGGATTGGCTCGTGCCGCTGCCGGACGGTCTTTCCACGAAGCAAGCCATGGCCGTTGGAACGGCGGGATTCGCTGCGATCCTGGCGGTGAATGCTCTGGAAGACCACGGCATGAAACCGGAACACGGTGAAGTCTTGGTGACGGGAGCGGCCGGCGGTGTTGGCTCGATTGCGACGGCGGTGCTGGGCAATCTTGGTTACGAAGTCGCTGCGGTCACGGGACGACCGGAGATGGCCGATTATCTAAAATCGCTTGGTGCGACCCGAATCGTCGCGCGTCAAGAAATCGACACCGTATCCAAGAAACCGCTGGAATCCGAAACTTGGGCAGGGTGCGTTGATGCCGTCGGCGGGGAGATGCTCGCCCGTGTGATCGGTCAACTCAAGTATGGTTCCTCGGTGGCTGCGGTCGGACTGGCCGGTGGAGCGAAGCTGCCAACCACCGTGATTCCCTTCCTGCTTCGCGGTGTCAATCTTCTTGGCATCGACAGTGTGATGCAGCCTTATGAAAATCGCATTCGTGGTTGGGAGCGAATCGCCAGCAACCTGCCACTCGAAAAGCTCGATGCGATGATCCAACCGGCAAAACTAGCGGACGTTCCGACACTTGCCAACGAAATTTTGAATGGGCAAGTCAAA from Thalassoroseus pseudoceratinae carries:
- a CDS encoding MDR family oxidoreductase; the encoded protein is MTFNALLVEKTDEDSVSATVQQLTEDRLPAGNVTVAVEYTTVNYKDGLCLQPKNGLVRNYPHVPGIDFAGVVEESSDSRYQPGDKVVLTGWRVGETHWGGFSQKARVDADWLVPLPDGLSTKQAMAVGTAGFAAILAVNALEDHGMKPEHGEVLVTGAAGGVGSIATAVLGNLGYEVAAVTGRPEMADYLKSLGATRIVARQEIDTVSKKPLESETWAGCVDAVGGEMLARVIGQLKYGSSVAAVGLAGGAKLPTTVIPFLLRGVNLLGIDSVMQPYENRIRGWERIASNLPLEKLDAMIQPAKLADVPTLANEILNGQVKGRIVVDVNA